In one Lolium rigidum isolate FL_2022 chromosome 3, APGP_CSIRO_Lrig_0.1, whole genome shotgun sequence genomic region, the following are encoded:
- the LOC124703031 gene encoding phosphopantothenoylcysteine decarboxylase-like translates to MATPGPVQENLMLEPNKPRVLLATSGSVAAIKFESLCRIFSEWAEVRAVATKSALHFVHRSSLPSDVILYTDDDEWSSWKKIGDEVLHIELRKWADIMVIAPLSANTLGKIAGGLCDNLLTCIVRAWDYKKPLFVAPAMNTFMWSNPFTGRHIEIINQLGISLVPPITKRLACGDYGNGAMAEPSQIHTTVRLACKAQTFGTGSPCVMPSSSNPV, encoded by the exons ATGGCTACACCAGGACCAGTACAGGAAAACCTGATGCTGGAGCCCAATAAGCCACGGGTCCTCCTTGCTACTTCAGGAAGTGTAGCTGCTATAAAATTTGAGAGCCTCTGTCGTATCTTCTCTGAGTGGGCGGAAGTCCGAGCTGTGGCAACCAAGTCAGCATTGCACTTTGTTCATAGATCATCTCTGCCCAGTGACGTCATTCTTTAcactgatgatgatgaatggtctaGCTGGAAGAAGATAGGGGACGAGGTTCTACACATAGAACTGAGGAAGTGGGCAGATATCATGGTGATTGCTCCATTATCAGCAAATACGCTGGGCAAG ATTGCTGGTGGGTTATGTGACAACCTCTTGACATGCATAGTGCGAGCGTGGGACTACAAGAAACCACTCTTTGTCGCACCAGCCATGAACACCTTCATGTGGAGCAACCCGTTCACAGGGCGCCATATCGAGATAATCAACCAACTCGGCATATCTTTGGTCCCACCCATCACGAAAAGGCTGGCCTGTGGGGACTACGGGAACGGCGCAATGGCTGAGCCTTCGCAGATCCATACGACCGTGAGGCTCGCATGCAAGGCACAAACATTTGGTACAGGCAGTCCATGTGTGATGCCTTCCAGCAGCAATCCTGTCTAG